A single genomic interval of Lathyrus oleraceus cultivar Zhongwan6 chromosome 7, CAAS_Psat_ZW6_1.0, whole genome shotgun sequence harbors:
- the LOC127104173 gene encoding pentatricopeptide repeat-containing protein At5g56310-like has product INLSRFIHKSASLGFLNYSYSIFTFNHNRPFNVFVYNNIISALSSTNPTRSVFFFNFVRKLGLSLDSYSLPYVLKVVISLKDVVLGRQVHCVGVVTGLDSCLSVVCSVIQMYSSCGNDVSSARKVFDEFVLLFGENGSVWNAMVAAYAKVGDVCNTQKLFDSMPHRDKDVFSWTTLISGYMQANNPSETIKPFRRMQLENVKPDEIAILAVLSACADLGALHLGEWIHNYIEKHKLSMIVPLYNSLIDMYAKSGNISKALQLFENMKRNTVITWTTMISGLALHGLGEEALHVFACVEKDGRIKPNEVTFIAILSACSHVGLVELGRDYFTSMRYGYGIEPKVEHYGCMIDLLGRAGRLQEAFAVFSSRFCTYFKGYSSS; this is encoded by the exons ATCAACCTCTCCCGTTTCATTCACAAATCCGCTTCACTCGGTTTCCTAAACTACTCTTACTCCATTTTCACCTTTAATCACAACCGTCCATTTAACGTCTTTGTCTACAACAACATAATCTCCGCACTTTCTTCAACCAACCCTACACGTTCCGTTTTTTTCTTCAACTTCGTTCGTAAACTAGGCTTGTCGCTTGATTCTTACTCTTTGCCTTATGTTTTGAAAGTCGTTATTTCTTTGAAAGACGTTGTTTTGGGGAGACAGGTTCATTGTGTCGGTGTTGTTACTGGTTTGGACTCGTGTTTATCGGTTGTTTGTTCGGTTATTCAAATGTATTCTTCTTGTGGGAATGATGTTTCTTCTGCACGGAAGGTGTTTGATGAGTTTGTATTGTTGTTTGGAGAAAATGGTTCTGTTTGGAATGCTATGGTTGCTGCTTATGCTAAAGTGGGTGATGTGTGTAATACACAGAAGCTGTTTGATTCTATGCCTCATAGAGATAAAGATGTTTTTTCTTGGACGACTCTTATTTCAGGTTACATGCAAGCGAATAATCCTAGTGAGACTATCAAGCCTTTTAGAAGAATGCAGCTTGAGAATGTGAAGCCAGATGAAATTGCAATTTTGGCTGTGCTATCTGCATGTGCTGATTTGGGTGCTCTTCACTTAGGGGAGTGGATTCACAACTACATTGAAAAGCATAAATTGAGCATGATTGTTCCTCTTTACAACTCACTCATAGACATGTATGCCAAATCAG GCAACATAAGTAAAGCACTACAATTGTTTGAGAATATGAAACGTAATACTGTTATAACATGGACAACAATGATTTCTGGGCTAGCTTTACATGGTCTAGGAGAGGAAGCCCTTCATGTATTTGCTTGCGTGGAGAAAGATGGCCGAATCAAGCCAAACGAAGTCACCTTTATTGCCATCCTTTCTGCTTGTAGCCATGTTGGATTGGTTGAACTAGGTCGTGATTATTTCACGTCGATGAGGTATGGATATGGAATTGAACCTAAGGTTGAGCATTATGGCTGCATGATTGATTTGCTTGGGCGAGCTGGCCGTCTTCAAGAAGCCTTTGCTGTATTTTCTTCAAGATTCTGCACTTACTTCAAAGGTTACAGTTCATCTTGA